TTCCTCTATAACACCAATGATGGCATTAAAGCTAGAAAAAGTATTTGGAGGTAGTGCTAAACATTTTTTGAATCTTCAATTAAATTATGACTTGAAAAATGCAAAACAAGATTTTGAAGAGAATCCACCAAAAATTAGTCATTTTGAATGCGCATGAGAAATTGATAACAATAATTATTTAAGGAAATGAGAGAAATTATATTGCCAAAAAACTTAGGAATGAATGGTTTTAGTGATCAAGAAATTGCAAAAGAAGATATTATAGACATTTCTAAGTTAAATGAAATTAAAGATTATATAAGTTATGAGATAATTCCGAGAACAACGATTAATTTAAATCATTCTTCATATGGTCTTAAACATAAATGCGAAAAATATATAGGAAAATATGTTTCAAATGGTCAGTTTATAGCTGCAATGATATTATTAGGTCATAAATATAAACAAGACAAAATAAATGCATTTTTCTATATTAGAAATATTCGTAATTAGAGTTTATAGGATATACTTTTTGTTATAAGATAAGACTAGAAATATGACACATTATTTTTTAAATATAAAATCCCAAAAAAAGGAATTAGACTTGTCTTGGGACAATAGTTCTATTTCTTTTAAAACAAATATTCAAATCAATTGTAATGAAAAGATTTCGTTTTTTAGTCCACAAGAAGATTGGCAAACAGAACTTTCTAATGATTACCAAACAAGATTATTTAGAGTAATTGATAAAATTATACGTGTTCAAGATATGAATGGAGATTTTTTAAATGCCCCATTTGTTGATCTTTTTTTAGAACCTATTTATTTAGAAGAAAATTAATATCAGAATCATTATGGAGCGAAAGAATTTAACTCTTAAATATACCAAATATGAAAAAGATTAAAATTTTATTAATTCTAGTGCTAGCCACAACGAATTTAGTTGCTCAAACGCAATT
The Flavobacterium sp. GSB-24 genome window above contains:
- a CDS encoding HigA family addiction module antitoxin — translated: MRNIHPGSILKMELVEGRKLSVSKIAELLDTTRSNMSNIINEHSSITPMMALKLEKVFGGSAKHFLNLQLNYDLKNAKQDFEENPPKISHFECA